From the genome of Ptychodera flava strain L36383 chromosome 20, AS_Pfla_20210202, whole genome shotgun sequence, one region includes:
- the LOC139119675 gene encoding transient receptor potential cation channel trpm-like, with amino-acid sequence MVSMIKLMFITTVKFSAIFVVFLSGYAVAVQAVIGGHAGKNLTFYAVLDIFYAPYFQTFREFFLDDIPAGNEETNEAAAWTVTMTMYIIFLGFYLFVGHLLMMNLLIAIFNRDIEKVNDKSKEIWTYEHYILHKQFSEKPVLPEPLSLLVYFYYLGRFIIRKCCGNDEQSDGNAMSCQEFVRECMSQYKEEERQSLDHSHEQMISQLKQICDDIRKRKLKVDTVYINTTKIKHNTNAIREEVSGEDSLGKRMEAFEKRVMEKLDELVGAKDTQ; translated from the exons ATGGTTTCAATGATTAAACTCATG TTTATTACGACCGTGAAATTTtcggcaatttttgtcgtgttTTTGAGCGGATACGCTGTTGCTGTTCAAGCTGTGATCGGGGGACATGCGGGGAAGAATCTGACATTTTATGCCGTCCTAGATATCTTCTATGCACCATACTTCCAAACATTTAGGGAGTTTTTTCTTGATGATATTCCGGCAG GTAATGAAGAAACGAATGAAGCTGCAGCTTGGACAGTCACAATGACTATGTACATCATTTTCCTTGGTTTTTACCTATTCGTCGGTCATCTTCTAATGATGAATCTGTTGATTGCAATATTCAA TCGCGATATTGAAAAGGTAAATGACAAATCTAAGGAAATATGGACATATGAACATTATATCCTACATAAACAATTTTCGGAAAAGCCTGTCTTACCTGAGCCACTGTCCTTGTTGGTATATTTTTATTACCTTGGGAGATTCATTATCAGAAAATGTTGCGGTAATGATG AGCAAAGTGACGGTAATGCCATGTCTTGTCAGGAATTTGTGCGAGAGTGTATGAGTCAATACAAGGAAGAAGAAAGACAATCTCTGGATCATTCCCACGAGCAAATGATATCACAGCTGAAACAGATTTGCGACGACATTAGGAAGCGAAAGCTTAAGGTTGACACTGTTTATATTAATACCACGAAAATCAAACACAATACTAACGCAATACGTGAAGAAGTTAGTGGAGAGGACAGCCTTGGTAAGAG GATGGAAGCCTTTGAAAAGAGAGTAATGGAGAAGCTAGATGAACTTGTTGGAGCAAAAGATACGCAGTAG